A stretch of DNA from Synechococcus sp. PROS-9-1:
AATGCTGGATTTGGGCAAGGGTTCGTCGAAGTTCTAGCGGCGCAACAGACCCTCGATAGCCCGTCTTGGTTCGAAGGAACGGCTGATGCGGTGCGCCAGTACCAGACCCTGTTTAGCGAATGGGATGTTGATGAATACTTGATCCTCTCCGGTGATCAGCTCTACCGGATGGATTACAGCCGTTTTGTGGAGCATCACCGCAGTACGGGAGCAGACCTCACGGTTGCAGCACTGCCTGTGGACGCTGCGCAAGCAGAAGCTTTCGGTTTGATGCGAACCGATGAGAACGGAAACATCAAGGAATTCCGCGAGAAGCCCAAGGGCGATTCCTTAAAGGAAATGGCCGTTGACACGTCCCGTTTTGGCCTCAGCGTTGAGTCTTCTAAGGAGCGTCCTTACCTCGCTTCCATGGGCATTTACGTCTTCAGTCGTAAAACCCTTTTCGATCTTCTCGATTCAAATCCCGGACATAAGGATTTCGGCAAGGAGGTGATCCCAGAAGCGCTGTCTCGTGGCGACACCCTCAAGAGCTATGTCTTTGATGATTACTGGGAAGACATTGGCACCATCGGTGCCTTCTATGAAGCCAATCTGGCCCTCACGCAGCAGCCAACTCCTCCATTCAGTTTCTACGACGAAGCCTTCCCGATCTACACACGCCCGCGGTATTTGCCCCCCAGCAAGTTTGTGGACAGTCAGATCACAGATTCGATCATTAGTGAGGGATCGATTATTAAGGCCTGCAGTATTCACCACTCCGTACTAGGTGTTCGAAGTCGCGTGGAAAACAATGTGGTCCTCCAGGATTCGTTGTTGATGGGAGCTGACTTCTTTGAATCTCAAATCGAACGCGAAACGCTGAGAGCGCGAGGCGGTATTCCTGTCGGAGTTGGTGAAGGCACCACTGTAAAACGAGCCATTCTTGATAAGAATGCTCGTCTTGGTAAGAACGTCACCATCGTGAATAAGGATCACGTGGAAGAAGCTGATCGTCCTGACCAAGGCTTCTACATCCGTAACGGAATCATCGTTGTCGTTAAAAATGCATCGATTGCCGACGACACAGTGATTTGACGACAAAGTGATTTGAGGATCGGCGCTTCCATCTCTTATCCCTGACAGAGGTGGACCAGTTCGCAGCCGTTTGTTGATCCTGTGGTCACACTGACCTCAGTGAATGCAGTTTTTGATGTCCAAGTCTCACTTTGGTCTTATCGGTCTAGGCGTGATGGGCGAAAACCTTGTTCTCAATGCTGAGAGCAACGGTTTTTCGAGTGTTGTTTACAACCGCACTTATTCAAAGACGGAAGACTTTCTGAAAGGTCTAGGCGCCGGTAAAAACATTCAAGGTGCCACCGACCTTCAGGATTTTGTCAACAAATTGGAAAGACCTCGCCGCATCTTGATGATGGTGAAAGCGGGGGGTCCTGTTGATGCGGTAATCGAACAGATCTCTCCTTTTTTAGATGAAGGAGATCTCTTAATTGATGGTGGCAACTCGGAATATCACGACACGGAGCGTCGAGTTGCCGAGTTGGAAAGCAAGAGCTTCGGGTTTATTGGCATGGGCGTCTCTGGCGGCGCCAAAGGTGCTCTTGAAGGTCCGAGCATGATGCCCGGAGGCACCAAAGCCTCTTACGACGCCATTGAGAGCCTCGTCACCAAAATGGCGGCCCAAGTCGAAGACGGTCCTTGTGTCACCTACATCGGCCCAGGAGGATCAGGGCACTTTGTCAAAACAGTGCACAACGGCATTGAGTACGGCATCGAGCAAATCCTTGCTGAGGGCTATGACCTCATGAAGAGGGTTGGGGGCATGAATGGCACTCAGATGGCCGACGTCTTTGCCCACTGGAACAGCACAGAGGAGCTCGCCTCCTACCTGGTTGAGATCACAGAGGTCTGCTTGCGCACCAAAGATCCCGAAGATGGGAGCGATCTGATCGAAAAGATTCAGGACAAAGCTGGCCAAAAAGGCACGGGTTTGTGGACTGTGGTGAGTGCCCTGCAGATGGGTGCGTCTGTGCCAACCATTTACGCCGCTCTTAATGGCCGCGTGATGAGTTCGATGAAAGATCAGCGCGTCAAAGCGGAAACCATCCTTAAAGGGCCCGCGGTGAAGTCGTTTGATTTGGGTACCCCTGCCGATGGAATGGCACCCCTCATGGATGCGATGGTGCTCGCCTGCATGGCCAGCTACGCGCAAGGGATGGAGCTTATGCGGATCGCATCCGCAGAACATGATTACAACTTGAATATGCCCTCCATCGCTCAGATCTGGAAGGGCGGCTGCATCATTCGCGCGCGACTGCTCAAGCGGATTCAGGATGCGTTCACGACCGATCCGCAGCTGAGCAATCTGCTCATTGATCCTTGGTTTGCCAATCAGGTCAACACCCGACTCCCTGGCTTAGCCAAAGTTGTTGCAGGAGCAGCGGAAGCCGGAATTCCTGTGCCCTGCCTGAGCAACACTCTCGACTACATCAACAGCTACCGCACAGCTCGTCTGCCTCAAAATGCAGTTCAAGCCATGCGCGACTGCTTTGGCTCACACACCTATGAACGCGTTGATAAGGAAGGCAGTTTTCACACCGAGTGGCTGGATTGAGCTGATTGATGACCACCTATCGCATCGAAAGGGCCCGAGATCCCCAGGATCTAGCGCTGCGGGCCGCTGAATACATCGCCAACGCGATACAACTGGCGCTCGATCAACGCGATCGTGCTCAGATTGCTCTATCGGGAGGCACCACTCCCTCCAAGGCTTATCAGCGGTTAGGCCAACAACATTTGCCCTGGAATCGAGTGGATGTTTTTCTTGGCGACGAACGCTGGGTGTCTGCTGATGACGAGTCCAGCAATGCCGGCATGCTCCGCTCCACGTTGCTCCAAGCCGGTGAGCCTGGTGCAGCGGCCTGCTTTCATCCTGTTCCAACCGTTGAGCTGCCCTCACCAGAAGCCAGCGCCGACGCTTTCGCACAGCTGATTGCCAACAGCTGCAGTGGAGAACCACCCATCTTCGACATGATGGTGTTGGGTCTTGGTGATGACGGTCACACCGCCTCACTCTTCCCCGGCACTGACGCTCCTGAAGTTCGTGATCGCTGGACCACGATTGGACGGGGGAAGGGGTTGGAGCGCATCACACTGACAGCACCGGTGCTCAGCGCTTCTCGAACAGTGATGTTCCTCGTCAGTGGTGCCAATAAAAGGGAAGCCCTGCGACGCCTGCTCGATCCAACTGAGTCCTCACAACGAACTCCCGCAAAATTGGCCCAACCAGAGGCTGAAATTATTGTGCTGGCCGACGAAGCTGCCAGCGAAGGGCTTTAAATAAGCACTCCTTGTGCAGGGTTGAGATGACCACCTCCCGTGTCTCATTCGATTCCTGGGCCACGCTCAACGACACGATCATGGGTGGAAGAAGCAGAGCTGGCTGCTGCCTCACTCCTGAAGGTCTATTGCTGGAGGGTGAGGTGGTCGCAGATGGGGGAGGTTTTGTGAGCTGCCGTTCCCCCTTGTTAAGACCGCCTCTCGATCTTTCGGCTTTCAGCGGATTGCGCTTAGCGATCGAAGCAGAAGGGCGAACCTTGAAATTTGCAGTGGCCAGCTCTGATGGATTGATGGGACTCACGGAGATGATTCCAGGCGGACTGCGCTGGGTCATGCCCGTTCCCACCAAGCTGGAAGGAACCACCGTTGCAGAGATTGCCTTCAAAGATCTTCAGCCCGTGGTACGTGCCAAACCGGTAGGACTGCCTTTGCGCTTTGATGCGTCCGCGATCACACGCTTACAAGTTCTCCATTCGCGGTTTGATGAGGCGGGATCCACGAATCCAGGCTTCCGTGCGGGTGCGATCCGCATCCTCATTCATTCGATCGAAGCCTACAAATGATCGATTTAGCGGTTGTGATTGCCCACACGGCTGATCTCTGCCGCAAGCCTTATCAGCATGCTGTTGTTCCGATTCACGAGGATGAAGGAACATCCAGCATTGACGATCTCTTTGTTCGCATCGAAACCCGTGATGCGTCTGGATCTCGGATGGAGGACATGGACCTCGAACTCGAGATCTATCGGAGCGGCAGTGATCTGAATCTGATGCTGAGTTGGTGTGATCAAGCTGAGCGCCCCATGCTTTGGCAAGGGCAGCATCCTGTTTGGATGCATGGAGACAACGGCATGCGCTGCACGGCTCCGGCCGACGGCCAACCCTTGGAAGCGATGGCACGACGACTGAGAGCACAACTTGTTAGTCAATCTCGAGTGGAATGACTAACAAGCAATCTGTTTGAGAGCTCTTTACCAAACAATCAAAATGTCGCTTTAAACAAAGGAATTTCACAATTAAATATCAACCATGTAATGACCAATCCATCATCCATCCCCCCTCTGGGAGTGCCTTAATCAGGCTGATCTGTCACGGCACCAAGGCTTGAACTCGAGACAAGTCGAGCATATTTTCCAAGAACTCCTGTCTTATATTTAGGCTGATGTCCTGACCAAATGCTGCGGCGTCTTTCGAGTTCAACCTCATTCACATTGAGTTGAAGAAGATTCTGATTGGCATCCACGGTGATGCTATCTCCCTCCATCACAAGGCCGATCGCTCCACCAACGGCAGCTTCTGGAGCCACATGGCCAACGACCAAACCGTACGTTCCTCCGCTGAAGCGACCATCCGTAATCAGCGCCACCTTGTCTCCTAGTCCCTGCCCAACAATGGCAGCGGTTGGTGCAAGCATTTCGCGCATTCCAGGTCCTCCCACTGGACCTTCCTGGCGAATCACG
This window harbors:
- a CDS encoding glucose-1-phosphate adenylyltransferase, with the protein product MKRVLAIILGGGAGTRLQPLTKMRAKPAVPLAGKYRLIDIPISNCINSSINKMYVLTQFNSASLNRHLSQTYNLNAGFGQGFVEVLAAQQTLDSPSWFEGTADAVRQYQTLFSEWDVDEYLILSGDQLYRMDYSRFVEHHRSTGADLTVAALPVDAAQAEAFGLMRTDENGNIKEFREKPKGDSLKEMAVDTSRFGLSVESSKERPYLASMGIYVFSRKTLFDLLDSNPGHKDFGKEVIPEALSRGDTLKSYVFDDYWEDIGTIGAFYEANLALTQQPTPPFSFYDEAFPIYTRPRYLPPSKFVDSQITDSIISEGSIIKACSIHHSVLGVRSRVENNVVLQDSLLMGADFFESQIERETLRARGGIPVGVGEGTTVKRAILDKNARLGKNVTIVNKDHVEEADRPDQGFYIRNGIIVVVKNASIADDTVI
- the gndA gene encoding NADP-dependent phosphogluconate dehydrogenase, yielding MSKSHFGLIGLGVMGENLVLNAESNGFSSVVYNRTYSKTEDFLKGLGAGKNIQGATDLQDFVNKLERPRRILMMVKAGGPVDAVIEQISPFLDEGDLLIDGGNSEYHDTERRVAELESKSFGFIGMGVSGGAKGALEGPSMMPGGTKASYDAIESLVTKMAAQVEDGPCVTYIGPGGSGHFVKTVHNGIEYGIEQILAEGYDLMKRVGGMNGTQMADVFAHWNSTEELASYLVEITEVCLRTKDPEDGSDLIEKIQDKAGQKGTGLWTVVSALQMGASVPTIYAALNGRVMSSMKDQRVKAETILKGPAVKSFDLGTPADGMAPLMDAMVLACMASYAQGMELMRIASAEHDYNLNMPSIAQIWKGGCIIRARLLKRIQDAFTTDPQLSNLLIDPWFANQVNTRLPGLAKVVAGAAEAGIPVPCLSNTLDYINSYRTARLPQNAVQAMRDCFGSHTYERVDKEGSFHTEWLD
- the pgl gene encoding 6-phosphogluconolactonase, with product MTTYRIERARDPQDLALRAAEYIANAIQLALDQRDRAQIALSGGTTPSKAYQRLGQQHLPWNRVDVFLGDERWVSADDESSNAGMLRSTLLQAGEPGAAACFHPVPTVELPSPEASADAFAQLIANSCSGEPPIFDMMVLGLGDDGHTASLFPGTDAPEVRDRWTTIGRGKGLERITLTAPVLSASRTVMFLVSGANKREALRRLLDPTESSQRTPAKLAQPEAEIIVLADEAASEGL
- a CDS encoding CIA30 family protein, which produces MTTSRVSFDSWATLNDTIMGGRSRAGCCLTPEGLLLEGEVVADGGGFVSCRSPLLRPPLDLSAFSGLRLAIEAEGRTLKFAVASSDGLMGLTEMIPGGLRWVMPVPTKLEGTTVAEIAFKDLQPVVRAKPVGLPLRFDASAITRLQVLHSRFDEAGSTNPGFRAGAIRILIHSIEAYK